The Synchiropus splendidus isolate RoL2022-P1 chromosome 5, RoL_Sspl_1.0, whole genome shotgun sequence DNA window aaaaacgaaGACACTAAGATGCTGgatttaaaatgttcatttcaaagATGTATTAGTATTAATAGCGTTTGTCGTGGGTACGGTATCGGGTGTAACCTGCTGTGTGTCTGTACTCGCAGTCGGCATGGAGGAGTTGCAGGTGATTAAAAAGGAGCTGACACTGATCAAGACACAAATCGATGGGCTGCTCGACAGCCTGGACAGGATGGACGCGGAGACCAACGACCACAAAGGTGAAACATTGAGAGATAAACGTCGGAGGCATGCATGTGTGAAATTTAAATTGGATATGATATGCACATCAATAGCACAATCCATGGGAAGATTACAACTGCTGAGGACATATGATTTCAAATCAATAGTGGTGCTGAAATGGCTCGTGACACACGGAGGTGCCTGGTGTGATTCCAGCTTGGATGCTTTCACTCACTTTTGTTGAGGGTGTTCCTTCCAATCACTCCAAGTAACTGGGGTGTGATATCGTACATATATACATGCACTGAAATATTGTGTTTCATGCACAAGTTAGGTTTTCATTTGAAGATAcctccaaaatgaaatgaaatcatgaGGTGTGGTGACAGCTGTGTGGTCCTGCTGGTGTGAGCCAGTGGTTCTTATCTCTTCTTTTCAAGGAGCCAGAAACCCATCACAGGTCAAACAGGAATAGGTGATGCTGATAAAGAAAAGCTCGCAGGCTCAGCATCGACTGTGTGAAGTTGAAGCTCCAGAAGTTTGTGTTCACTGTGATCGTTGTTGTGCGTCTCACCTTCACTGATTGAGCTCTCTCTTCTTCATATTAATTTGTCGGCAGCTCTGCCTGATTCCCCCGTCCCtcactgtcttcctcctctgtcgctcacctccttctcatccatccatcatcctgtCACTCCCACTTTAGTCTGCTGTCCCTCATCTGGTGTCAAGTCAGCAGGATGAAGACTGTAATTTCTGCCGTTGTCCTACAGCCAGGATTTATTGTCTTGAGAAATCGACGCACTAaagtttccttgtttttccttcCTCCCCCTTCTGGTGTCCTCTGCAGGGGAGGACAGTCCTGTTGAGTCACCGCACTGTTTATCCACCTGCAGTCCAGAACACTCGGTCTCTTCCCTCTCTCCAATAAGCTCCTATCATCGCAGTCAGAAGGAGAACCTGGATCTGAGGGAGCCGGATGACTACCACCACACAGTAAATGGGAACAGATTatattgtttgtgttgtctgtTGAGCttggacaatatatatatatatatatatatatatatatatatatatatatatatatatatatatatatatatatatatatatatatatatatatattccaataAACTCGCCCTAAAATTGATATTGCTGGTCCATGTTTCAGGTTCATTTAAAGGAAGAGTGGCGTCCCCTTGTTCCCTTTTAAAATCAACATATTGctttggcgccccctgctgggcatttatcgcagtttttttttttttggctaggAGGCGCTATTGTTATGCGTCTCTTTCATTCAAGTTCCAAATGAAGATGCAGCTGTTTTCAAGTGTGACTCTTCTGTTGTCTGTCACAGATGAGGAATCACAGCTGTGGCCTGGAGGATGAAATATGAACTGGGAAGAACAAATGAAGATTGGAGAGGTGCCAAACATGAGGAAGAGAATAGCAACTACCAAGATCAGATCTCGGACGTTCTCATATCAAAACATGTCccgtgtgtttttgttgttcagttGTATGTTGCTGATCAAATTTGACCATTTCCTTAACTCTTGAAAAATACAGATAAAGTATGAAGTacatcctgctttttttttcaggacgACAATGTGACATGACAGTGATGAGAACTTAAATAGAACAATATGGCTCCAATCGCTTAAGGGAATCTATGACCTTGAGAtgccactgtgtcatgaagtggAAGCAGCTTAGCATCACAACGCAGAGGTGTGGAGTCCAGTGGCCACCACATGTTTGCATGAGTTCCCTATATTCCCTCATTTTAACGATGAGTTTCACTGGATTATAAAGGTGCACAATTGAGGTTAAATTCTAAATCTTGCTACAACCAATATATTGTGGCGCCTAATGTCTTTTTTAATCTGGTTCAGATTTGTATCTGGACTGTAACAGATGCATCATTTCATTTGTATCCTTCAGATGATGGCAGTTGTGAGACACTTGGTGTAGGACAGGTTTGAGTGACACTGAACACAAACACTTTACATGAAACTTTGACTTGGTGTGAAGCAGAAACCTGGTCAACATCCACTGAACTGAAACTGAGCATCAAGAATGAGAACTGCTCTccgagcttcaactgttgcagtacattgtgGGACTTGTGTTTGTGGTGGAAGCACTTTTTCCCAgcacttttaatttttttgtgtgtgtgttatgagATTTTTCACAGGAAAGATTTTGGAATTTCCACCAAATTGACAAACTCCAGCCTCGTTCTTGCTGTaaaggttttattttcttctgcatCACCAATGGAGTGTCAGCATCTCCTCCATCTTGTACTTGGCACAGCGAGAAGGCCCAGATCGAtgtgtaatattgtgtattattATACCATGAAGATGTTCTTCTGTCTGATTTCAATGTCGTTCTAGGACTGCTCATGTGTTTTTtaacaaaattgaaattcattttggTGCATCGTGTTTTTGgtttgaattattaaaatataccAAGTGGAAATACTCACGGTCATAAATGTTGAGTCAAAATTCCTTGGGTGCCTTTTCCTCCACACACAAATGCTACTTGAATGCCACTCCAAGGCAACTTTGtcatttcaaaaatatgtttctgaATCTTAATAACGTCATTCTAAATGCTTATAAAGACGACAGATTCTACTTCAGTTGAGAGGTGGAGAGATCGTGGAAGTCACGTCCCAGGCGAGTCATGTGACAAGCCGGAAGT harbors:
- the LOC128759178 gene encoding RNA-binding Raly-like protein isoform X2, whose protein sequence is MTLFSPRYMSMSGEFKSSRSRAASKRSAYEVYDYQLVPASLSPLPEGLSPAKRFRSSSSSSRHRRSRDRTHSRSSRAHSSSSSTAKLGMEELQVIKKELTLIKTQIDGLLDSLDRMDAETNDHKGEDSPVESPHCLSTCSPEHSVSSLSPISSYHRSQKENLDLREPDDYHHTMRNHSCGLEDEI